In Paenibacillus durus, the DNA window GCCAGGAGAGCTCCACTTTTAAATCCCCTGTATCCTCAAACGCGGATGTCTTATAGCTCAAGCCCTTGAAGCCCTTCTCGTACAGCTGCTGCAGGTCGCTCACCAGCCTGCTCTCGCTTCCGTTATAGCGGAACATCAGCGAAGCTTCTCCCTTCTTCCGCGCCTGCTGCGCTAGTGCGGTCAGCTCGGCAGCGTTATCGACGATTCCGCTCTCTTCGTACAGGTCGTACCGGAGCTCCTTCTGCAGATTCTGATAGGCCACTTGCTTCTCTCCCTTTAGGCTGGCCAGTTCACTAAGCGTACGGGAGTACTCCACAGCCGCTGCCGGATAGGAACGGGTCCAAGTGTGGTCCCGGCGCATCTGGCTGTCTGTGCGCAGATAATAGGCCGTGCTGACGGCCCCCGCTTTATCCGGAGAGGGATCGTCCCAAGTCGTATCCAGATGGTACCAGCGTCCGTTCAGCTGAACCAGATTCCACGCGTGCGATTGGCCTGAGCCGTCCTGCCATGCGGTGCCTTCCACGATTTTATTCGGAATTCCAGCACCCTTCAGCAGCTTGTAGGTCAGCAGGGAATAGCCCTGGCAAACGGCGCTGCCGCTTTTTAAGCCTTCGTAAGCCGTATATTTGGTGTAGGTCGTGTCATATTTCAGGTGCAGCACCACCCAATCGTGGACCGCCTTTACCTTTTCATCGCCCGTCATCCCCGGGGTTATAATTTCGTTCAAAATCGTCTTGACCCGCCCGTTTACATAAGCGGTCTGCTGAAGCGACTCACGATAGGTAAGCTTGACGCTTACCGCCGCCGAGCGGGAACCGCCCCGGTAGGAAAAGCTGTAGCTGTTCACAATATAGTTCAAGTAAGGATCGTTCGACATCGCCTGATCCAGCGCGGTCTGCAGCTGCGACTTCAAGCGCGAGGTATTTCCCTCATATGTAAAAGCAACACTCTCTCTGCGGTTATTCATCGCGGCGGTCAGCTGCTGGGTCATATCGCTGACGGAACGTATAGGGGTTCCCTTCACCGCGGCGTAGGCATAATCCATCCCCCAATACACAGCCGGCGGCACAGCGGCGGCAACCAGCATGCCCAAAACAATCGCCTTCGTCATCTTACCCATTCTTGCTTTAGCCCTCCTTGGCGCGAGTTTGCCTGCTCAACAGTTGAGTCCTCGTTTACACTTCCATATATTAGATGCGTGCAACAACATTTCCAATACTTCTTAAGTGCCAAAATTCACAAATAAATTGCGTCTTAGTTACTCTATTATCGGCTGAAGACCGTATTTCCATAAGTCCTCAGATGTACTGAACATGCTGAAGCGGCGCTCAACATCTCGCGGTCCAAGAGTGAAAAT includes these proteins:
- a CDS encoding transglutaminase domain-containing protein, whose product is MGKMTKAIVLGMLVAAAVPPAVYWGMDYAYAAVKGTPIRSVSDMTQQLTAAMNNRRESVAFTYEGNTSRLKSQLQTALDQAMSNDPYLNYIVNSYSFSYRGGSRSAAVSVKLTYRESLQQTAYVNGRVKTILNEIITPGMTGDEKVKAVHDWVVLHLKYDTTYTKYTAYEGLKSGSAVCQGYSLLTYKLLKGAGIPNKIVEGTAWQDGSGQSHAWNLVQLNGRWYHLDTTWDDPSPDKAGAVSTAYYLRTDSQMRRDHTWTRSYPAAAVEYSRTLSELASLKGEKQVAYQNLQKELRYDLYEESGIVDNAAELTALAQQARKKGEASLMFRYNGSESRLVSDLQQLYEKGFKGLSYKTSAFEDTGDLKVELSWQ